taGTTTTGCACcagccactagaactaatacaagacctagaacgagaatcattcgggtttagccgcacgtctctcaagacggctaaatccgaatgattctacttctaggtctagtgttagttctaatgacagtcagtgtaaaactagaactaacactagacctagaactagaaacattcgggattagccgaacgtctcttaagacggctaaacccgaatgattctagttctagatctagtgttagtcctaGTTTTGTACcagccactagaactaatacaataCCCAGAAcgagaatcattcgggtttagccgcacatctctcaagacggctaaaaacgaatgattctacttctaggtctactgttagttctaatgacagtcagtgtaaaactagaactaacactaaacctagaactagaaacattcgggcttagccgaacgtctcttaagacggctaaacccgaatgattctagttctaggtcttgtgttagttctagtcgGTGGTGCAAAACTacgactaacactagacttagaactagaaacattcgggattagccgaacgtctcttaagacagccgactgattctagttctaggtcttgtattagttctaatgacagtgttagtgcaaaactagaactaccactaAACCAGAAATAGAATtattagggtttagccgtcttgagagacgtgcgcctaaacccgaatgattctagttctaggtcttgtattagttctagtagcTGGTGCAAAACtaggactaacactagatctagaaatagaaatatttgggtttagccgaacgtctcttaaaacggctaaatccgaatgattctagttctaggtcttagtTAGTAACTGTGCTAGTGGTAAACTAGAAGAACTAGTTTtagtatatttatatattcttACCCACACATTCCTCCCATAAACATTAAACAAAccaaaacaatattaataagaTGAGGtggtaaaaataatgttttgatgTGTCTAAACCCTTcgcataatttttctttggtcgttcttttattattattattattatttccctcgatataattttcatcgattaaaattttaattggaaaCTTTTCAGTAGATTTTCCAGTATTCATCgaataaatttgttgaaaaactTTCAAAGCAACTTCATTTTTCCCACTGGTCATCAAAAATTTCGGACTCTCCGGTAAAAATGAATGCCCGATTGTGCTTATTAAACTGGGCAGAGTgcaaattaatataaaaaaattccaagaatgcaaattaaaattatcttttgatACATCCCAATTTTGGGGGAGAATTCCCCATGCCAAGAGTGGCAAAAATAAATTCGCAAAGTTGTAAATAACGCCCAAACTGATTAAGAGCTTCGCTCGGTATTTGGCTGAGTGGAATTCGGATAAAGCTGATGTTAACGCAGCGAATGGACCATTTAttctataaatattaaaataatttttttgtataataagGTAATATTAACTTACACAAAACCCGTCATAAATTTAGCAGCCatcaacatttcaaaattttgcgACAATCCAGCTATAAACACAAAGAACGCATCCAAACCATAACCGATaaccaataattttttccttccAAAAGCATCTGCTAAAAATCCCCAAATAAAAGCACTTGAAATCATTCCTAAATAAGAGATTGCGTTTAACATTCCTCTTCCTTCTAACGACAGGTTTAAATCGCAATGGGCCGATGGTACAACATAAGCCATTGCTGTGCTATCAAACATTGCAGCCCAACCACTTGGTAAAGCTAGTAAGATTaagaggaaattaaattttccaaaaccAGTAGCAGCTATTGCCGTTTCAAAATCAGcttctaaaaatatatttaaaattggaatTAAAAGAGGTTCTTACAAAATTAGacttataaaaatgttgttggtATGTGTCAAAATGTTactaatcaattaaaaacatcATCAAGCTATTTCAAAATGCCAAAGAAAGTTAATAACATATTTTGCAGAAACTTCAAAAACTCTAGAATACGGAAAAAAGTTAGTGGCATGGATCAAATTTGCTTTGGTTGATTATAAACATACCTGGGATGATTAAGGAggatgaagaaatgaaaaaaaagatTGTTGGTGTTTTTTGCAAGTTTATCAAATAGcagaaattaaatattatttggtGGTATGTGTCAAAACGACACTAATAGtttggaaaaatgttgaaacgaAGGCTAAGTTGTTCGCAATACTTCTGGTGAACGTAATACTTGCTTTAAGTGTGTTTGAAAAGAAAACCACCATATAAACAGCACCACAATATTGTTAGTTGAAGAGTCCTGTACCAGAATAAGACGCAAGAAAGTCGCATAAATGCGTTTGTATGAAAAACGGTGAAAATGGACTTTCTAAGAAAAGTATGCAGAGTATTAAGCTTGGATCATGTTCCAAATTAAATCGACATTGATGAGGTTGAATCCAAACAGTTGAtaagatataataatataaattgatGGCCAAAAAGAGCTTTTGATATGTACCTCAATATAGAAGAAAGAGAGGTAGACCAAATACATCCTGGATTTAAGTGATCAGACAGATTATAACTGATCAAGCCTTACCAGAGGAGGGATGGAGgaatagaaaaaaatggaaagatcGAAATGTGGGGTGCGGTAAAGGAACCGTGCCATTATATATAAGATAAAATTGTTGGTGTTTCTGGCAAGTATATCAAATagcagaaattaaaaattacttgttGGAATGTGTCAAAACGACACTAATCGATAGGAAAATTTATGAAACGAAGGCTAAACGGTTGTCAATAGTTCTGGTGAACGCGAAACTTGCTTTAAATGTGTTTGAAAAGAAGACCAACATATAAACAGACCCACGATAATATTAGTTGAAGAGTCCTGTCCGAGAACAGGATGCAAGAATGTCGCAAAAATGCGTTTGTATGCTCGAAACGGTGGAAATGGACATTCTAAGAATAGTAGGCAGAGTGTAGCGTTCTGTGGCAGCAGCTCCAtttgaaaacataaaattgtaattcatttgttattatttttatattcacacacaattgtttttgaagcaaaacataacagacgcaaaataaaaagtctgccaacagttaattttataattgtattattatgttgGCTAATACCTCATAGCCACACAGAGTATCAAGCATGGAACGTGTtccaaattaaattgaaattgatgaGGTTGAAACCAAACAGTTGATAtggtataataatataaaccGATAGCCAAAAAGAGCTTTTGATATGTATCTCAACATAGAAGAAAGGGAGGTAGACCAAATATTTTCTGGATTTAAGTGATCAAACAAATTATAACTCATTACCAGAAGAGGGATGGAGGAATAGAAAAGAATGGCAAGATCGAAATATGGGACACGGTAAAAGAATCCTGCTTTTATATATAAGATAAAATTGTTTCTCTTTTTGGCAAGTTTATCACAtagcaaaaattgaaaattatttgttggtATGTGTCAAAACGACACTAATCGtttggaaaaatgttgaaaagaaGGCTAAACTGTTGGGAATACTTCTGGTGAACTAAAAACTTGCTTTAAGTGTGTTTGAAAAGAAGACCACCATATAAACAGAGCTACGACATTATTAGTTTAAGAGTCCTGTTCGAGAACAGGATGCAAGAATGTCGCAAAGATGCGTTTGTATGCTCGAAACGGTGAAAATGGACTTTCTAAGAAGAGTATGCAGAGTATCCTGAAAcatgttacaaataaaattgaaattgatgaGGTTCAAACCAAACAGTTGATAtagtataataatataaaccGATGGCCAACAAGAGCTTTTGATATGTATCTCAACATAGAAGTAACATAGACTAAGTATATCCTGGATTTAAGTGATCAGACAGATTATAACTGATCCAGCCTTACCAGAAGAAGGATAGAGGAATAGAGAAGAATGGCAAGAGCGAAATGTGGGATGCGGTAAAGGAACCCTGccattatacagggtgtttcggtgactcggggaataGTTAATCAaagttagaaaattttaacacatttttctaaatatcttaaacactatttcacataaaatcattaggcaatttttgagttggatcggtacgcgggaacaatgctatacaggctgttcctaaagtttgtttgctcagaacttttttattctatcatttatttttgcagtttctaatagtaaatttagtttacaaactttatcattcttagagaatattgataaaatccaCCGTTTTCgaattaaatgcaaaaatgttaggctccgaattcaataacactaaaaaaaaaaaataatctgaaTTGGCAATGACAAGTGAAAAATATGTTAAGTATAAGTTATGACAGCTCAGTTCGATTTTCACTTGTCATTGCCaattcagatttttttttttttagtgctattattgaaatcggaacccaacatttttgcatttaacacgtaaacggtgatttttatcaataatatctaagaataataaaagtttctaaactaaattttctattagaaactgcaaaaataaatgtagggttataatagaataaaaaagttctgagcaaacaaactttaggaacagccggtatagcattgttcccgcgtaCCGATTTAACTCGTAAATTGCCTAACGATTTTACATCACATTGAtttatactgtaccaaatttaaacgttttactgtaaatagtgtttaagatatttggaaaaatgtgttaaaatttcctaactttgatggcctgtatgtttgaaatttgaagacttttactaattttttttacatgaatcgtcatcattttcattctagtatatgtggttaaatttgttccccgagtcaccgaaacacctgtatataagataaaattgttggtgtttttgacaaatttatcaaatagcAGAAATCAGTAATCGtttggaaaaatgttgaaacgaAGGCTAAACTGTTGGCAATACTTCTGGTGAACTCAAAACGAAGACCACAATAAAAACAACGCCACGACATTATTAGTTGAAGAGTTCTGTTCCAGAACAGGACTCAGAAATGTCGCAAAAATGCGTTTGAATGGTCGAAACGGTGAAAATGGACTTTCTAAGAAGAGTATGCAGAATATCAAACCTTAAACgtgttacaaataaaattgaaattgatgaGGTTGAAACCAAACAGTTGATATGGCATAATAATATAAACCGATGGCCAAAAAGAGCTTTTGATATGTATCTCAACATAGAAGAAAGAGAGGTAGACCAAGTATATCCTGGATTTAAGTGATCAGACAGATTATAACTGATCGAGCCATACCAGAAGAAGGATGAAGGAATAGAGAAGAATGGCAAGATCGAAATGTGGGATGCGGTAAAGGAACCCTGccattatatacagggtgtctcagcgagaccggtcattagacgtttctggggttctggcgaaaataaaaatttgagaattcagacttaagtattatcaaatacgatctcttcgtctaaaatattttcagatttcttgcacttccggttataccggaagtcgccaccaactttattgttttaaatggaacaccctgtatatttttacatatttggacttgtctgttttcaagatttataaataactttactttttgcaatttgattcggccgttctcgagttattcgattttttctagaaaaatctgctccagcagacatttgttcaaaaaatcagagaacactcgatttttgggatatcaatttaggattgagaacatgcttaagcaacatgatggagtatgttttggtgtcAAGAActgctgtctagaacgtttggtcactgtactatggcacgttatcttttcaaaatttggaagtaccataacttcatttttttaaatggcaccccgcatattttatttcttagtcgtcttcggtgtctcattctacatcttttatatcccatatgtcccatgcctaatattaatagtttgggagataattagggttttttgaaaaatgcacacatatcatatggatatttagcctagtgtgccatgaagagaacgtaattgataatactcaagtctgcattctcaaattttttgtttggccagaaccccagaaacgtctaatgacctgtctcgctgagacaccctgtataaaatgaaattgttgGTGTTTCTGGCAAGTTTATCAAATagcagaaattaaaaattacttgttGGTATGTGTCAAAACGACACTAATCGtttggaaaaatgttgaaacgaAGGCTAAACTGTTGGCAATACTTCTGGTGAACTCAAAACTTGCTTTAAGTGTGTTTGAAACGAAGACCACAATAAAAACAACGCCACGACATTGTTAGTTGAAGAGTTCTGTCCCAGAACAGGACTCAGAAATGTCGCAAAAATGCGATTGTACGCTCGAAACAAGGTTGCAAACATGGTTGATAtggtataataatataaactgATGGCCAAAAAGGGCTTTCGATATGTACCTCAACATAGAAGAAAGAGAGGTAGATCAAATACATCCTGGATTTAATTGATCAGACAGATTACGAGTATAACTGATTACCAGAAGAGGGATAGAGGAATAAAGAAGAATGGCAAGATCGAAATGTGACAAgaagataaattattaatattgtctactttttatctattatttacaacattttacCTTTCTCTTTATCCtcatatttttcttctttaacgtCAATTTCTTTTGccaacatatttaaaaaaagaataactCACTGCCACTTTCACTGTCGATTTCAAGAAACTCTTAGTTCCATGGAAATATACTTAAAAGTAATTACATTCAAGTTGTGTTTcacaatttatattataatatactCACTCACCAAAGcaaataagattaaaattattgttatgacAGAACAATCGTTTTCGTTCATAAAAACATGCACACCATAAAGTAAGTGTAAATAATGATCAggatatttaaggatttttttgacattaatgAGTTTTAAATAAGCactttgaaaattgttaaaatcatTGAGTAGAGTAGATTCAACCGTTTTTAATGGTTGTGTTGccaagaataaataaaatttaaaaaaatgggtgaaaatcgattaaaatatattaatattttcttgtttataaCAAATCTTTTTGGAATAACACCACCGTTAGATAAAACTTTTCGTCTTAAAACGTActcaaaaaagttaagaattttttacataatcgtaataattttcacatttctTTTCACCTCCGATGGAAAAAGAAGACTTTTATACAGTTACATAGGTGGAACAATCGCCGTTTTGGATTTAACCCCCGTGATCGCATTTACAATCGccgtaattattaatattttccaatGCACCATCGTTAAACcgaaaaaatacgaaaacatTTATCACACTTTATATTTAATCGAAGAAAAACTTTCAAATTACAACATAAAACGTACAAAAATCTTGTTTCGAATCTTaccaatttatttatcttgCATATTTGGCGCAATAATCCTATTAATCAACTTAAAAGTTTGCGACGATTTAACacaaagtttgtatttttgtcTAATATGGTATGTACCACcggatttatataaaattgggtttatttttatttatggacaaTTACACagtttacttatttatttaagagAAAATTTTAGAGATTTATGCAGAGCTTTTGAAAGCGTTGTTAAATCATGTAATAATTATAGTGAATGGAAATTTAATGACGAAATTCAAcgtgttattaaaatatacgATCTTTTATGCGATGTAATGAACATGATTAATGAATTATTTGgttcaacaatttttcttctttacgTCTATTCATTTATCACAATTTTATTCGgattaaatcaaatatttatgattggagagttaatttttatatttcaaaggAACCAAATTATTATGTATGTTATGGTTTATGCAACAGTCAGTCTTGCTGGTTTTGTAAGGAATATACCgagaatttcatataattcgcaatatatgaatgcagtaatcATAGTTATGAGAAACTACTTTGCACTTGCATtatcccacataaaatgcaacataatagtacaggcattgggtagttttgcattGATagtactagcactatcattagaactaacacatgacctatagttcgttttttttctataatacttgtcaacgtaaattttttagggtttctgttggtattatctaggacccttataaaatttacgttattttcctgatttttagtaacattttcagtaactaaatagttgaggttaaaatactaataaatttgtagataaatacgattttaacgaagtacatatttattgtaaaaacgtgctaaaaagtaattaaatagaacaaaacaccttttctaggtaagtaaatggcaaataaacacctcacaacattttttatgcactttttcttttggaataacgaaagctcaaacgtcagtGTGACGTATCtacttcaaaacatgataaaacaaaattccttgttaattttgccaactttacaacaatttcacaggtattatagaaaaaaaatgaactatagaactagaaacattgggatttagccgcacgtctttcaagacggctaaacccgaatgattttagttctaggtctagtattagttctagttttagttcaatgaaaatatacaacatagatATCTAGTGCTAACTTGCACTATCTGGTATTGTCACtagtcactagaactaacattagacctaaaactagaaacattcgggtttagacgtgcgtctcttaagacggctaaacctgaatgattctagttctagctctagatctagtgttagtcctaGTTTTGCACCAGCCAATAGAACTAatataagacctagaactagaatcattcgggtttagccgcacgtctttcaagacggctaaacccgaatgattctagttctaggtcttgtgttagttctagtgatagtgctagtgcaaaactagacttaacacaagacctagaactagaaacattcggatttagccgtacgtctttcaagacggctaaacccgaatgattctagttctaggtcttgtgttagttctagtgatagtgctagtgcaaaactagacctagaactagaaacattcggatttagccgtatgtctttcaagacggctaaacccgaatgattctggttctaggtcttgtgttagttctagtgatagtgctagtgcaaaactagacctaacacaagacctagaactagaaacattcggatctagccgtacgtctttcaagacggctaaacccgaatgattctagttctaggtcttgtgttagttctagtgatactgcTAGTTCAAAACTAGacttaacacaagacctagaactagaaacattcgggtttagccgcacgtctttcaagacggctaaacccgaatgattctagttctaggtcttgtgttagttctagtgatagtgctagtgcaaaactagacttaacacaagacctagaactagaaacattcggatttagccgtacgtctttcaagacggctaaacccgaatgattctagttctaggtcttgtgttagttctagtgatagtgctagtgcaaaactagacctagaactagaaacattcggatttagccgtatgtctttcaagacggctaaacccgaatgattctggttctaggtcttgtgttagttctagtgatagtgctagtgcaaaactagacctaacacaagacctagaactagaaacattcggatctagccgtacgtctttcaagacggctaaacccgaatgattctagttctaggtcttgtgttagttctagtgatactgcTAGTTCAAAACTAGacttaacacaagacctagaactagaaacattcgggtttagccgcacgtctttcaagacggctaaacccgaatgattctagttctaggtcttgtgttagttctagtgatagtgctagtgcaaaactagacctagaactagaaacattcggatttagccgtatgtctttcaagacggctaaacccgaatgattctggttctaggtcttgtgttagttctagtgatagtgctagtgcaaaactagacctaacacaagacctagaactagaaacattcggatctagccgtacgtctttcaagacggctaaacccgaatgattctagttctaggtcttatgttagttctagtgatactgcTAGTTCAAAACTAGacttaacacaagacctagaactagaaacattcggatttagccgtacgtctttcaagacggctaaacccgaatgattctagttctaggtcttgtgttagttctagtgatagtgctagtgcaaaactagacctagaactagaaacattcggatttagccgtatgtctttcaagacggctaaacccgaatgattctggttctaggtcttgtgttagttctagtgatagtgctagtgcaaaactagacctaacacaagacctagaactagaaacattcggatctagccgtacgtctttcaagacggctaaacccgaatgattctagttctaggtcttgtgttagttctagtgatactgcTAGTTCAAAACTAGacttaacacaagacctagaactagaaacattcggatttagccgtacgtctttcaagacggctaaacccgaatgattttagtgctaggtctagtgttagttcaatgaaaatatacaacatagatATCTAGTGCTAACTTACACTATCTAacattgtcactagaactaacattagacctaaaactagaaaaacTCAGGTTTAGacatgcgtctcttaagacggttaaacctgaatggttctagttctaggtctagtgttagttcaatgaggaatatacaataatttaatgctgaataacagttaaaactagaactaacactagacctagaactagaaacattcggatttagccacacgacTTTCAAGACGGGTAAAtacgaatgattctagttctaggtcttgtattagttctagtggctgGTGCAAAACtaggactaacactagatctagaactagaatcattcgggtttagccgtcttaagagacgttcggctaatcccgaatgtttctagttctaagccTAGTGTTAGTCGTAGTTTTGCACCacccactagaactaacacaagacctagaactagaatcattcgggtttagccgtctttatagacgtgcggctaaacccgaatgtttctagttctaggtctagtgttagttctagttttacactgactgtcattagaactaacactagacctagaagtagaatcattcgggtttagccgtcttgagagacgtgcggctaaacccgaatgattctagttctaggtcttgtgttagttctagtgggtGGTGCAA
This region of Onthophagus taurus isolate NC chromosome 3, IU_Otau_3.0, whole genome shotgun sequence genomic DNA includes:
- the LOC111420063 gene encoding synaptic vesicle glycoprotein 2B-like; the encoded protein is MLAKEIDVKEEKYEDKEKEADFETAIAATGFGKFNFLLILLALPSGWAAMFDSTAMAYVVPSAHCDLNLSLEGRGMLNAISYLGMISSAFIWGFLADAFGRKKLLVIGYGLDAFFVFIAGLSQNFEMLMAAKFMTGFVINGPFAALTSALSEFHSAKYRAKLLISLGVIYNFANLFLPLLAWGILPQNWDVSKDNFNLHSWNFFILICTLPSLISTIGHSFLPESPKFLMTSGKNEVALKVFQQIYSMNTGKSTEKFPIKILIDENYIEGNNNNNNKRTTKEKLCEGFRHIKTLFLPPHLINIVLVCLMFMGGMCGTNTLRLWLPQIFTAINDYQAKYDKTASLCEMLEIITPNQNVSSNVECIVNKSVGGVYTNVLIIGAASIITTIIASIVINKVGKKSLLVVLGTISGISGFCIYFAQNTATTTALSAIFISLLGVCINVQLSVVVDLFPTTLRTFAISLALMIGRMGAMGGNVIFPILLELGCLPPFILIGSCILIAVLITFLIPNTDMKALQ